Proteins from one Acanthopagrus latus isolate v.2019 chromosome 18, fAcaLat1.1, whole genome shotgun sequence genomic window:
- the nexmifb gene encoding neurite extension and migration factor: protein MDVLTDSGLTLIVKTPEPENANAAENTGVCEQSGDLSLCGLVDAALPPSSPPPAAETSQQACPTHPRTTHTSPTLPLPLGTDSTLSLTAAPCTPSDDAPTVVPHLQHNPTPTSLPTPPVSSWGPTGDTQKSSLLLPVALPLSASMMEPSTVSALTEECLLQPTRTCLGCFIETRDATDPNSIPSAPHDPNTNPDTETGLSVRIGDVSREDFSDINNISIQCLSHAGEAVSHYGEQLLSDQLLSFPLPKASGEGKRVDENKTTEDCEDPEDDATAKNLYDGLLLDKVSGEEVLLANASQDWGYFESFISESKMELLDLCSKNELSVNLFSEEDVDNLFDDEDDDSTLSSDVCSLKIRYESFQDNMREKTNVLQEETQFNFFPSVLANCAKKEEGAGVLRRSTEEIPPKTDELILEAGQEGKAGDCSSRSPLDGSQGSPMSTPKVNYLMDFNSTEESGEFSDDSSCTGSSSDTLQEGKFNKGHSKRLLSPSNPLNYGLRSKRKVRYSDDYLYDVDSLESEKNAEKKEKAPAGQKEEEDVDWCPKKRRKSCRKEPPVVIKYIIINRFKGERLMSVKLGKLDPVDATVSLNTDTVSKYETLAPLKDFWQERQRERQEQLKLAARDKQQRGFHLNGRHHRPFNSSHPKRKYKIANRLKVQRIHTVEQSATAQASPLSDRGQGGVTKEEATPMVGGIIAAPGLPVTLDTNSITHTVTAKSRSQEREEREGRRLGGNKTVRIRKFKSEARLKSKKMKEAEGEEGRSVTNETDACVAAAQIEDPTAGLEEAGISSTTVKPHFSDNATTAHTSEEKFPFVSSTCSPDKAASSEEVEAGVPVIPGGYLQTLLDATDSSGGAAISYFPQQPSRQQYPLGLSLEEKQFSSLQLAQSCVLSPPSESELQQSPQNCPSFPQMWHPQLCASHSQSFGPETPETPILPNNFPAAVPLNDSLPVSNYSQLSPEADRLLYEKSYLTEAGLQPGADLQVCQSACVEGQVQYQRGSLCTDNGRLISYDSVGSLSASSSNYSSLSLKSCEREGEEEGRDSFLAHCSPKVVIQQSVDSLTPLRESSDLLDISNFTPDKFRHSSLSELSPPETPNLSPQVVGREMKMAGNVGEYQDVNDMSMDCNREVKWNCDVMQQQEHTANAYPVEEGQFPLHNFNNQDVLCLDKKELGGTDFDEQTDEMMAGSKSIKSKRKGNCKQTAAGQSPKKVRAPRAPKSEKAKTPKQNSRSTKKIKAMLEGKAAKSQAGGCGTGLTDSSSTGDWSGTGWSESNSLVGDDQREFEEPSNILSNIVSGMAEVQRFMMASIEPLWNPMSEACMPSEANSLNLKTLKILAGTEADLKKKGAVLTGAGRGRKAGGKGGKNQAKFNPSHPLFPQLALGCNMFDKPNFINPGPAHKKLYRHKTSAKFPRIETLKGKRAERDPNKDIALMTSFEKLR from the exons ATGGATGTGTTAACAGACAGCGGTCTCACATTGATCGTGAAGACTCCTGAACCGGAGAATGCAAATGCGGCGGAGAACACAG GGGTATGTGAGCAGAGTGGCGATCTGAGTCTGTGTGGGCTCGTCGAtgctgctctccctccatcctcacctcctcctgccGCAGAGACTTCACAACAAGCCTGCCCGACACACCCGAGGACCACACATACATCGCCAACCCTCCCTTTGCCCCTTGGCACTGACTCTACTCTGAGCCTGACAGCGGCCCCCTGCACTCCCTCCGATGACGCTCCGACAGTAGTCCCCCACCTTCAGCACAATCCCACTCCGACATCACTTCCCACCCCACCTGTAAGCTCCTGGGGCCCAACAGGAGACACCCAGAAGAGTTCCCTCCTGCTGCCCGTTGCCCTCCCTCTGTCAGCTTCAATGATGGAGCCCAGCACAGTGTCTGCCCTGACAGAGGAGTGTCTTCTTCAGCCTACCCGCACCTGCCTCGGCTGCTTCATTGAGACCCGTGATGCTACTGATCCTAATTCCATCCCCAGCGCACCCCATGACCCTAACACCAACCCTGACACAGAGACTGGGCTTAGCGTGAGGATAGGGGATGTGAGCCGAGAGGACTTCTCtgacatcaacaacatcagcatCCAGTGCCTGAGCCATGCGGGGGAGGCAGTGAGTCACTATGGAGAACAACTCCTCTCTGACCAGCTACTTAGCTTTCCTCTGCCGAAAGCCTCAGGTGAGGGCAAGAGagtggatgaaaacaaaacaacagaggacTGTGAAGACCCAGAGGATGATGCAACCGCTAAGAACTTGTATGATGGACTGTTACTGGACAAAGTGAGCGGAGAGGAGGTTCTGCTTGCTAATGCCAGCCAGGACTGGGGCTACTTTGAATCCTTCATCAGTGAGAGTAAGATGGAACTGCTGGACCTTTGTTCTAAGAATGAACTGTCTGTCAACCTCTTCTCTGAGGAAGACGTTGACAATCTGTTTGATGATGAGGACGATGACTCGACTTTAAGCAGTGATGTCTGTTCGCTTAAGATTCGTTATGAGTCTTTCCAGGACAACAtgagggaaaaaacaaatgtgctgcaggaggagacacagtTCAACTTCTTCCCGAGTGTTCTGGCCAACTGTGccaagaaagaggaaggagcagGAGTCTTGAGGAGGAGCACTGAGGAGATTCCGCCCAAAACTGATGAGCTCATCCTTGAGGCAGGGCAGGAAGGAAAGGCTGGGGACTGCAGTAGTAGGAGCCCCCTCGATGGGTCACAGGGCTCGCCCATGTCAACTCCCAAAGTCAACTACCTGATGGACTTCAATTCCACAGAGGAGTCAGGCGAATTCAGTGACGACAGCTCCTGCACTGGCTCCTCCTCAGACACCCTGCAGGAGGGCAAGTTTAATAAGGGCCACTCAAAACGATTGCTCAGCCCCTCTAACCCTCTCAACTATGGTCTGCGCTCCAAGAGAAAGGTTCGATACAGTGATGATTACTTATATGATGTTGACTCGCTTGAGAGTGAGAAGAATGcggagaaaaaagagaaagctcCCGCTGGtcaaaaggaagaggaagatgttgACTGGTGCCCGAAAAAGCGTCGGAAATCCTGCCGCAAAGAGCCGCCAGTGGTCATCAAgtacatcatcatcaacaggtTTAAAGGAGAGAGGCTCATGTCAGTGAAATTGGGCAAGTTGGACCCTGTGGATGCTACTGTGAgcttaaacacagacacagtaagCAAATATGAGACACTGGCTCCTCTGAAGGATTTCTGGCAggagaggcaaagagagagacaggaacagCTTAAGCTGGCTGCCAGAGATAAACAACAACGCGGTTTTCATCTAAACGGACGCCATCATCGCCCTTTTAATTCTAGTCATCCCAAAAGGAAATACAAGATTGCAAACAGGCTTAAGGTTCAGAGGATTCACACTGTGGAGCAATCAGCAACAGCACaagcctcccctctctctgatCGGGGCCAGGGAGGTGTCACTAAAGAAGAGGCCACCCCCATGGTTGGGGGAATAATAGCAGCCCCCGGCCTCCCAGTGACATTAGACACAAACTCCATCACGCACACAGTTACAGCCAAGAGCCGCTcccaggagagggaggagagggaggggaggagattgggaggaaataaaacagtcagGATAAGGAAATTCAAAAGCGAAGCCAGGCTGAAGagcaagaaaatgaaagaggcagaaggagaggaggggaggagcgTGACAAATGAAACGGATGCCTGTGTCGCTGCGGCACAGATTGAGGACCCTACTGCTGGGTTAGAAGAGGCAGGCATTAGCTCGACTACAGTCAAACCCCATTTTTCTGACAATGCCACCACCGCTCACACATCTGAGGAGAAATTCCCCTTTGTTTCGTCCACCTGCTCTCCTGACAAAGCTGCCTCctcagaggaggtggaggcgggTGTCCCTGTCATCCCGGGGGGCTACCTGCAGACCCTGTTAGATGCTACAGACTCCTCTGGTGGGGCAGCTATCTCTTATTTCCCCCAGCAGCCCTCTAGGCAGCAGTATCCTCTGGGGCTATCCCTAGAGGAGAAACagttttcttctctgcagctcGCTCAGAGCTgcgtcctctctcctccctcagagTCAGAGCTCCAGCAGTCTCCCCAGAACTGCCCCAGCTTCCCCCAGATGTGGCACCCACAGCTCTGTGCAAGTCACAGCCAGAGCTTTGGACCTGAGACCCCTGAAACTCCCATCTTGCCCAACAACTTCCCAGCTGCTGTGCCCCTGAATGACAGCCTGCCAGTGTCTAACTACAGCCAGCTGAGCCCTGAGGCTGACAGGCTACTTTATGAGAAGAGCTACCTGACTGAGGCTGGGCTGCAGCCTGGGGCAGATCTGCAAGTGTGTCAGTCTGCTTGTGTGGAGGGCCAGGTGCAATACCAGAGAGGGTCCCTATGCACAGACAATGGCAGGCTCATCAGCTATGACTCAGTGGGCTCTctgtcagcctcctccagcAATTACAGCTCCCTCAGCCTCAAGTCTTGCGAGcgagagggtgaggaggagggccgAGACAGCTTCTTAGCTCATTGCAGTCCTAAAGTGGTGATTCAGCAGAGTGTGGACTCCCTTACCCCACTCAGGGAGTCCTCAGACCTGCTGGACATCTCAAACTTCACCCCTGACAAGTTTAGACACTCATCACTGTCAGAGCTTTCCCCTCCTGAGACCCCCAACCTGTCCCCCCAAGTGGTGGGGCGTGAGATGAAGATGGCGGGGAATGTTGGAGAATACCAGGATGTGAATGATATGAGTATGGACTGCAATAGGGAGGTGAAGTGGAACTGTGATGTCATGCAGCAACAAGAGCACACAGCAAATGCATACCCAGTGGAGGAAGGCCAGTTCCCGCTACACAACTTCAACAATcaggatgtgttgtgtttagatAAAAAGGAGCTGGGAGGCACAGATTTTGATGAACAGACTGATGAGATGATGGCTGGGTCGAAAAGCATCAAGTCGAAGAGGAAAGGCAATTgcaaacagacagctgcaggACAGAGCCCAAAGAAAGTCAGGGCTCCCAGAGCTCCCAAGTCCGAAAAGGCCAAGACGCCCAAACAGAACTCACGCTCCACTAAAAAGATCAAGGCCATGCTGGAGGGTAAGGCAGCAAAGAGCCAGGCAGGTGGTTGTGGCACAGGCCTGACTGACAGTAGTAGCACTGGGGACTGGTCTGGCACTGGCTGGTCAGAGAGCAACAGCCTGGTTGGAGATGACCAGAGAGAATTCGAAGAGCCCTCCAATATTCTGTCCAACATTGTATCTGGCATGGCTGAGGTCCAAAGGTTCATGATGGCCTCCATTGAGCCACTTTGGAATCCCATGTCTGAGGCCTGCATGCCCTCTGAGGCCAACAGCCTCAACCTAAAGACCCTCAAAATCTTGGCAGGCACTGAGGCAGacctgaagaaaaaaggagcCGTGCTAACGGGGGCTGGGAGAGGCAGAAAGGCAGGGGGCAAGGGAGGAAAAAACCAGGCCAAATTCAACCCCTCTCATCCCTTATTCCCTCAACTAGCTCTGGGCTGTAACATGTTTGATAAACCCAACTTTATTAACCCCGGGCCTGCGCACAAAAAGCTGTACCGTCACAAGACCAGTGCAAAGTTTCCTCGGATTGAGACACTGAAGGGGAAGCGAGCTGAGAGAGACCCAAATAAGGACATAGCACTGATGACCTCTTTTGAGAAACTGAGGTAA
- the rlim gene encoding E3 ubiquitin-protein ligase RNF12-A isoform X2, with translation MEGSDSLEQGGGEQPESQRRRQQDRLGREEAFYQFVNNLSDEDYRLMRDNNLLGTPGEVTEDELFSRLQQIKDGPEPQNNTPSTENGEDPVEPPESSEDPASGDSLLDWLNTVRRTGNTTRTGHRGNQSWRAVSQTNPNSGDFRFSLEISVNRNLAEQQAAAEGEQETSGQAPGEAPGEAPGEAPGEAPGEAPGETPDEAPGEAIDVVSSEVAAMVSSEVAAMVSSEVAAAVSSEVVADVAAEVSSEVAAAASSEVAAAASSEVAAAASSEVAAAVSLELADAESSEVAAAASSEMAPAVSSEMAPAVSSQMAPEISSEVSSEGQDLAPDAEPQVPMETEVVEEPVVEELAVIVEPEPELEEVVSQEILGEPPSSPTVLPVQPPPSPSPRRGQRRPRSRSPEPRRTRARTARSRSPLSLDQLDGLPNPRYVQSLPGSNSGPNALPVPQVEGSSRTRQHILSRQSTVDSDVQPSLAGAESVPEVPNVGSQEGEAAGGEGGAAGRRPPTIMLDLQVRRVRPGEYRQRDSIASRTRSRSQNSNNTFLYESERGGFRRTFSRSERAGVRTYVSTIRIPIRRISDAGLGEATSMALQSMIRQIMTGFGELGYLMDSDSDSSDSNRGANTPADLAEALNNADTTPAAAPTADVDEPPVAAGVRARTAETDVDESLATGQPASGGRARPRPPISLEEPSSLPFLRLAHFFLLNDDDEDQPQGLTKEQIDNLSMRNFGESDALKTCSVCITEYAEGNKLRKLPCSHEYHVHCIDRWLSENSTCPICRRAVLVSANRESVV, from the exons ATGGAAGGGTCTGACAGTTTAGAGCAAGGTGGAGGTGAGCAGCCGGAGTCACAGCGCAGAAGGCAGCAAGATCGTCTGGGCAGGGAGGAGGCCTTCTATCAGTTTGTCAACAATCTCAGTGATGAGGACTATCGTCTCATGAGAGACAACAATCTTTTGGGCACCCCAG GCGAGGTAACAGAGGATGAGCTGTTTAGTAGACTTCAGCAAATCAAAGATGGTCCAGAACCGCAGAACAACACTCCCAGCACTGAAAATGGAGAAGATCCAGTTG AGCCACCAGAAAGCTCTGAAGATCCTGCCAGTGGTGACAGTCTATTGGACTGGCTGAACACAGTGAGGCGCACTGGCAATACAACCAGAACTGGTCATCGTGGAAACCAGTCATGGCGGGCAGTGAGCCAGACCAACCCAAACAGTGGCGATTTTCGCTTCAGCCTGGAAATCAGTGTGAACCGCAACCTGGCTGAACAGCAAGCCGCTGctgaaggagagcaggagaCTTCAGGGCAAGCTCCaggagaagctccaggagaagctccaggagaagctccaggagaagcTCCAGGTGAAGCACCGGGAGAAACTCCGGATGAAGCTCCAGGTGAAGCTATAGATGTGGTGTCCTCAGAGGTGGCTGCAATGGTGTCTTCAGAAGTGGCTGCAATGGTGTCCTCAGAGGTGGCTGCAGCGGTGTCCTCAGAGGTAGTTGCAGATGTGGCTGCAGAGGTGTCCTCGGAG GTGGCAGCGGCCGCGTCCTCGGAGGTGGCAGCGGCCGCGTCCTCGGAGGTGGCAGCGGCCGCGTCCTCGGAGGTGGCTGCCGCGGTGTCCTTGGAGTTGGCTGATGCAGAATCCTCGGAGGTGGCTGCAGCGGCGTCCTCGGAGATGGCTCCAGCTGTGTCCTCGGAGATGGCTCCAGCTGTGTCCTCACAGATGGCTCCAGAGATTTCCTCAGAGGTATCTTCAGAGGGTCAAGATTTGGCGCCAGATGCTGAACCACAGGTCCCCATGGAGACAGAAGTGGTGGAAGAACCAGTTGTAGAAGAGTTGGCAGTCATAGTTGAACCAGAACCTGAACTAGAAGAGGTTGTGTCACAAGAGATTTTAGGGGAACCTCCCAGCTCACCTACTGTTCTGCCAGTACAACCCCCGCCTTCTCCTTCTCCGCGCAGAGGTCAACGGAGACCCCGCAGCCGCAGTCCAGAACCACGCAGGACAAGGGCCCGTACAGCCAGGAGCCGCTCCCCTCTCAGCTTGGATCAACTGGATGGTCTCCCTAATCCACGATATGTTCAGAGCCTTCCAGGGTCCAACTCTGGCCCCAATGCCCTCCCTGTGCCTCAAGTGGAGGGCAGTTCACGGACTCGACAACACATTCTTTCCAGGCAAAGCACTGTTGACAGTGATGTTCAGCCATCTCTGGCTGGTGCAGAATCAGTCCCAGAGGTCCCAAACGTTGGATCTCaggaaggagaagctgctgggGGTGAAGGGGGTGCAGCGGGGCGGCGCCCCCCTACTATTATGCTTGATCTCCAGGTGCGCCGTGTGCGTCCAGGTGAATATCGCCAAAGAGACAGCATTGCTAGTCGTACCCGCTCACGCTCTCAGAActcaaataacacatttctttatgaaAGTGAACGTGGTGGATTTCGTAGGACTTTCTCACGCTCTGAGCGTGCTGGTGTGAGGACCTACGTCAGCACAATTCGCATCCCTATCCGTAGAATCTCTGATGCAGGTCTTGGAGAGGCTACCTCAATGGCTCTCCAATCAATGATTCGGCAGATAATGACTGGTTTTGGTGAACTTGGCTACCTCATGGATTCAGACTCCGATTCTTCAGATTCAAACCGTGGAGCCAACACACCTGCAGATCTGGCTGAAGCCCTCAACAATGCAGACActactcctgctgctgctcctacTGCTGATGTTGATGAACCACCTGTAGCTGCTGGAGTCAGAGCAAGGACAGCTGAGACTGACGTGGATGAGAGCCTTGCCACTGGTCAGCCTGCCTCTGGTGGCAGGGCCCGACCTAGACCACCTATTAGCCTAGAAGAGCCCAGCTCGCTGCCCTTCTTGAGGCTCGCCCACTTCTTCCTCCTAAATGATGATGACGAGGACCAGCCCCAAGGACTGACCAAAGAGCAGATTGACAACCTCTCCATGCGTAACTTTGGTGAGAGTGATGCCTTGAAGACTTGCAGTGTCTGCATAACAGAGTATGCAGAGGGCAACAAGCTTCGTAAGCTGCCCTGTTCTCACGAGTACCATGTGCACTGCATTGATCGCTGGCTGTCTGAAAACTCGACATGCCCCATCTGCCGCAGGGCTGTCTTGGTATCGGCCAACCGAGAGAGTGTGGTGTAG
- the rlim gene encoding E3 ubiquitin-protein ligase RNF12-A isoform X1: MEGSDSLEQGGGEQPESQRRRQQDRLGREEAFYQFVNNLSDEDYRLMRDNNLLGTPGEVTEDELFSRLQQIKDGPEPQNNTPSTENGEDPVEPPESSEDPASGDSLLDWLNTVRRTGNTTRTGHRGNQSWRAVSQTNPNSGDFRFSLEISVNRNLAEQQAAAEGEQETSGQAPGEAPGEAPGEAPGEAPGEAPGETPDEAPGEAIDVVSSEVAAMVSSEVAAMVSSEVAAAVSSEVVADVAAEVSSEVAAAASSEVAAAASSEVAAAASSEVAAAASSEVAAAASSEVAAAVSLELADAESSEVAAAASSEMAPAVSSEMAPAVSSQMAPEISSEVSSEGQDLAPDAEPQVPMETEVVEEPVVEELAVIVEPEPELEEVVSQEILGEPPSSPTVLPVQPPPSPSPRRGQRRPRSRSPEPRRTRARTARSRSPLSLDQLDGLPNPRYVQSLPGSNSGPNALPVPQVEGSSRTRQHILSRQSTVDSDVQPSLAGAESVPEVPNVGSQEGEAAGGEGGAAGRRPPTIMLDLQVRRVRPGEYRQRDSIASRTRSRSQNSNNTFLYESERGGFRRTFSRSERAGVRTYVSTIRIPIRRISDAGLGEATSMALQSMIRQIMTGFGELGYLMDSDSDSSDSNRGANTPADLAEALNNADTTPAAAPTADVDEPPVAAGVRARTAETDVDESLATGQPASGGRARPRPPISLEEPSSLPFLRLAHFFLLNDDDEDQPQGLTKEQIDNLSMRNFGESDALKTCSVCITEYAEGNKLRKLPCSHEYHVHCIDRWLSENSTCPICRRAVLVSANRESVV; the protein is encoded by the exons ATGGAAGGGTCTGACAGTTTAGAGCAAGGTGGAGGTGAGCAGCCGGAGTCACAGCGCAGAAGGCAGCAAGATCGTCTGGGCAGGGAGGAGGCCTTCTATCAGTTTGTCAACAATCTCAGTGATGAGGACTATCGTCTCATGAGAGACAACAATCTTTTGGGCACCCCAG GCGAGGTAACAGAGGATGAGCTGTTTAGTAGACTTCAGCAAATCAAAGATGGTCCAGAACCGCAGAACAACACTCCCAGCACTGAAAATGGAGAAGATCCAGTTG AGCCACCAGAAAGCTCTGAAGATCCTGCCAGTGGTGACAGTCTATTGGACTGGCTGAACACAGTGAGGCGCACTGGCAATACAACCAGAACTGGTCATCGTGGAAACCAGTCATGGCGGGCAGTGAGCCAGACCAACCCAAACAGTGGCGATTTTCGCTTCAGCCTGGAAATCAGTGTGAACCGCAACCTGGCTGAACAGCAAGCCGCTGctgaaggagagcaggagaCTTCAGGGCAAGCTCCaggagaagctccaggagaagctccaggagaagctccaggagaagcTCCAGGTGAAGCACCGGGAGAAACTCCGGATGAAGCTCCAGGTGAAGCTATAGATGTGGTGTCCTCAGAGGTGGCTGCAATGGTGTCTTCAGAAGTGGCTGCAATGGTGTCCTCAGAGGTGGCTGCAGCGGTGTCCTCAGAGGTAGTTGCAGATGTGGCTGCAGAGGTGTCCTCGGAGGTGGCAGCGGCCGCGTCCTCGGAGGTGGCAGCGGCCGCGTCCTCGGAGGTGGCAGCGGCCGCGTCCTCGGAGGTGGCAGCGGCCGCGTCCTCGGAGGTGGCAGCGGCCGCGTCCTCGGAGGTGGCTGCCGCGGTGTCCTTGGAGTTGGCTGATGCAGAATCCTCGGAGGTGGCTGCAGCGGCGTCCTCGGAGATGGCTCCAGCTGTGTCCTCGGAGATGGCTCCAGCTGTGTCCTCACAGATGGCTCCAGAGATTTCCTCAGAGGTATCTTCAGAGGGTCAAGATTTGGCGCCAGATGCTGAACCACAGGTCCCCATGGAGACAGAAGTGGTGGAAGAACCAGTTGTAGAAGAGTTGGCAGTCATAGTTGAACCAGAACCTGAACTAGAAGAGGTTGTGTCACAAGAGATTTTAGGGGAACCTCCCAGCTCACCTACTGTTCTGCCAGTACAACCCCCGCCTTCTCCTTCTCCGCGCAGAGGTCAACGGAGACCCCGCAGCCGCAGTCCAGAACCACGCAGGACAAGGGCCCGTACAGCCAGGAGCCGCTCCCCTCTCAGCTTGGATCAACTGGATGGTCTCCCTAATCCACGATATGTTCAGAGCCTTCCAGGGTCCAACTCTGGCCCCAATGCCCTCCCTGTGCCTCAAGTGGAGGGCAGTTCACGGACTCGACAACACATTCTTTCCAGGCAAAGCACTGTTGACAGTGATGTTCAGCCATCTCTGGCTGGTGCAGAATCAGTCCCAGAGGTCCCAAACGTTGGATCTCaggaaggagaagctgctgggGGTGAAGGGGGTGCAGCGGGGCGGCGCCCCCCTACTATTATGCTTGATCTCCAGGTGCGCCGTGTGCGTCCAGGTGAATATCGCCAAAGAGACAGCATTGCTAGTCGTACCCGCTCACGCTCTCAGAActcaaataacacatttctttatgaaAGTGAACGTGGTGGATTTCGTAGGACTTTCTCACGCTCTGAGCGTGCTGGTGTGAGGACCTACGTCAGCACAATTCGCATCCCTATCCGTAGAATCTCTGATGCAGGTCTTGGAGAGGCTACCTCAATGGCTCTCCAATCAATGATTCGGCAGATAATGACTGGTTTTGGTGAACTTGGCTACCTCATGGATTCAGACTCCGATTCTTCAGATTCAAACCGTGGAGCCAACACACCTGCAGATCTGGCTGAAGCCCTCAACAATGCAGACActactcctgctgctgctcctacTGCTGATGTTGATGAACCACCTGTAGCTGCTGGAGTCAGAGCAAGGACAGCTGAGACTGACGTGGATGAGAGCCTTGCCACTGGTCAGCCTGCCTCTGGTGGCAGGGCCCGACCTAGACCACCTATTAGCCTAGAAGAGCCCAGCTCGCTGCCCTTCTTGAGGCTCGCCCACTTCTTCCTCCTAAATGATGATGACGAGGACCAGCCCCAAGGACTGACCAAAGAGCAGATTGACAACCTCTCCATGCGTAACTTTGGTGAGAGTGATGCCTTGAAGACTTGCAGTGTCTGCATAACAGAGTATGCAGAGGGCAACAAGCTTCGTAAGCTGCCCTGTTCTCACGAGTACCATGTGCACTGCATTGATCGCTGGCTGTCTGAAAACTCGACATGCCCCATCTGCCGCAGGGCTGTCTTGGTATCGGCCAACCGAGAGAGTGTGGTGTAG